From the genome of Haloferax mediterranei ATCC 33500, one region includes:
- a CDS encoding ABC transporter ATP-binding protein, which yields MNLTVENLGMEYGSTWALRDISLSFDSGVVGLLGPNGAGKSTLMRIITTYQEPTEGTVHWNGTEVTENPQAIREDLGYLPQDFGVYPNLTAEEFLSYLAGIRGISDASDRIEELLRLVNLENDRDRRLGGFSGGMKQRVGIAQSLLADPGLLVVDEPTVGLDPEERVRFRNLLADLAEDRIVILSTHIVSDIEAAANDIALLSNGALVAHERPSELLSRAADSVWEWVVPDSELATVKQEYMVSGTTRTRDGLQVRAVADDVPTPEATQVEPTLEDAYLYVTGGGAR from the coding sequence ATGAATCTCACTGTCGAAAATCTCGGAATGGAGTACGGAAGTACCTGGGCGCTTCGAGATATCTCCCTTTCGTTCGATAGCGGCGTCGTCGGACTTCTCGGACCAAATGGTGCAGGGAAATCCACCCTAATGCGGATTATTACTACCTACCAAGAACCGACCGAGGGGACGGTCCACTGGAACGGAACTGAGGTGACTGAAAACCCACAGGCAATTCGGGAAGACCTCGGCTATCTACCGCAGGACTTCGGAGTCTATCCAAACCTGACCGCAGAAGAGTTCCTGTCGTATCTCGCTGGCATCCGAGGAATCAGCGATGCAAGTGACCGAATCGAAGAATTACTGCGACTGGTGAACCTCGAAAACGACCGAGACCGTCGATTAGGCGGCTTTTCGGGAGGAATGAAACAGCGTGTCGGCATCGCGCAAAGTCTCCTCGCCGACCCGGGGTTGCTCGTCGTCGACGAACCGACAGTCGGACTCGACCCGGAAGAGCGGGTCCGCTTCCGAAACCTCCTTGCAGACCTCGCCGAGGACCGTATCGTCATTCTTTCGACGCACATCGTCTCGGATATCGAGGCAGCCGCAAACGACATTGCGCTGCTCTCAAACGGAGCGCTCGTCGCCCACGAACGGCCGAGCGAACTACTGTCCCGAGCTGCTGATTCTGTCTGGGAGTGGGTTGTCCCGGATTCGGAATTGGCGACAGTCAAACAGGAATACATGGTAAGCGGGACGACGCGAACGCGAGACGGCCTGCAAGTTCGTGCCGTTGCAGACGACGTCCCAACGCCCGAAGCTACGCAAGTCGAGCCGACGCTCGAAGATGCCTACCTCTATGTCACCGGCGGAGGAGCACGGTAA
- a CDS encoding ABC transporter permease, with translation MLTAVLAVARADFRERSRTAKWLVVPIILAYFAKLITVDSSLVVAGEYTGVPTAAWYGAMLSAIGTNMLFVFGFVLVGGSVSRDRDTGVSELVATSSLSDGSYLLGKWASNFALLTITTLVLAVLTAGTFVIQGTGEFDLWALFSPFILVTLPTMTVVAAAAVCFESNRFLRGTAGNIIYVVAAMFLTLFGAYSGAVDLMGINIFRESMAQAIASQYPAYDGTNVGFLYTNTAGELKPFNWSGVAWSVKHFATRVPIFATTGILFVGSYVSFNRFDTTSSWSAPSLTPEREESENGSNEAESPQLAATTDNQSRNRTTDVSSLPPVSQTGIRFPQVFLSELRLVVRGHPRWWYVACGLALLGSFVPSVTALRSVIIPFALLLPLSLWSSLGTRDQTHRTQELVFVSSGRNVLLASSYLAAVTVGIALTFPAAARFALTGTFNALFGWAVGVLFLPAAALAIGIWTGRPRVFEMLYLVAWYGGPMNELIPLDYLGAYDQTVSSGVTFVYLGLTVVALGAAVVGRRRMVSG, from the coding sequence ATGCTTACAGCGGTACTCGCAGTTGCACGAGCGGACTTCCGAGAGCGCTCTCGGACCGCGAAGTGGCTCGTCGTGCCCATCATTTTGGCGTACTTCGCGAAACTCATCACGGTCGACTCATCACTCGTCGTCGCCGGTGAGTACACAGGCGTTCCGACAGCCGCATGGTACGGTGCAATGCTGAGTGCTATCGGGACGAATATGCTGTTCGTATTCGGGTTTGTCCTTGTCGGCGGGAGCGTAAGCAGGGACCGAGACACCGGCGTTTCGGAACTCGTCGCAACGTCGTCGCTCTCGGACGGCAGTTATCTCCTCGGCAAATGGGCAAGTAATTTCGCGCTCCTCACGATAACGACTCTGGTCCTCGCCGTCTTGACTGCTGGAACCTTTGTTATCCAAGGAACGGGCGAGTTCGACCTCTGGGCACTGTTCTCGCCATTCATTCTGGTAACACTGCCGACAATGACGGTAGTTGCGGCCGCAGCCGTTTGCTTCGAGAGTAACCGATTCCTTCGCGGAACGGCCGGAAACATCATCTACGTGGTTGCCGCGATGTTCCTGACGCTTTTCGGAGCGTATTCAGGAGCGGTCGACCTCATGGGAATCAATATTTTCAGGGAGAGCATGGCGCAAGCGATAGCCTCGCAGTATCCAGCGTACGACGGAACGAACGTCGGGTTTCTCTACACTAATACCGCTGGAGAACTAAAACCATTCAACTGGTCGGGTGTCGCGTGGTCGGTGAAGCATTTCGCCACGAGAGTGCCAATCTTCGCGACGACTGGGATACTATTCGTTGGCTCGTACGTGTCCTTCAATCGGTTCGATACGACTAGTTCGTGGTCAGCCCCCTCTCTTACGCCTGAGCGTGAAGAAAGCGAGAATGGTAGCAACGAGGCGGAATCACCGCAACTTGCGGCAACAACCGACAATCAGTCTCGGAACCGGACTACAGACGTTTCATCACTGCCACCTGTTTCACAGACCGGCATCCGGTTCCCTCAGGTGTTTCTCTCCGAACTCCGCCTCGTCGTTCGAGGGCACCCTCGCTGGTGGTACGTTGCCTGCGGACTCGCCCTACTCGGGTCGTTCGTTCCATCAGTGACTGCACTCAGGTCCGTGATAATACCATTCGCGCTCCTGTTACCCCTGTCACTGTGGTCCTCTCTCGGAACCCGAGACCAAACGCACCGAACCCAAGAACTCGTCTTTGTAAGCAGTGGCCGGAATGTGCTGTTGGCGTCGTCGTACCTCGCAGCAGTCACAGTCGGTATTGCACTGACTTTCCCCGCCGCTGCCAGATTTGCGCTTACAGGAACGTTCAACGCGCTGTTCGGGTGGGCGGTCGGTGTTCTCTTTCTCCCTGCGGCAGCACTCGCGATTGGCATCTGGACTGGCCGACCTCGCGTCTTCGAGATGTTGTATCTGGTTGCGTGGTACGGTGGCCCGATGAACGAACTTATTCCGTTGGACTATCTTGGAGCGTACGACCAGACGGTTTCGTCGGGCGTCACGTTCGTCTACCTTGGACTGACCGTCGTCGCACTCGGGGCTGCTGTCGTTGGTCGTCGACGGATGGTCAGCGGCTGA